A window from Pokkaliibacter sp. MBI-7 encodes these proteins:
- a CDS encoding NAD(P)-dependent oxidoreductase, whose product MKVLVTGAHGQAGSAIVLQLHQLGFKVDAASHAMLDIANPDAVASYLQKSRPDFIVNAAGMNDIYLAERQPERCRQVNQEGPVILAREAEHMGIGLLHLSCALVFDGLLKVPYKEDDPIRPVGMLGETKWLGEEGVRRHCMRHIILRSHWLFSATDAGEVAQVLRDARTHKSLPALVDHIGQPTAAADLARVVGAILQQLECGVTEWGTYHYGSAEYTSRYGFYEAILAQARQFIAITCDELESLNAEQADVLPARPNQTRLDCRKIRHVFGIGQRPWRQYLQAMLTEMCDPMI is encoded by the coding sequence GTGAAGGTTCTGGTAACAGGTGCCCATGGTCAGGCAGGCAGCGCTATCGTTCTGCAATTACATCAGCTTGGATTCAAGGTTGATGCTGCCTCTCATGCCATGCTGGACATTGCCAATCCGGATGCTGTTGCTTCTTACCTGCAGAAATCACGCCCTGATTTTATCGTCAATGCCGCGGGTATGAACGATATCTATCTGGCCGAAAGACAGCCAGAGCGGTGTCGGCAGGTCAATCAGGAAGGTCCGGTGATACTGGCCAGAGAGGCGGAACATATGGGTATCGGCCTGCTGCATCTGTCCTGCGCACTGGTGTTCGATGGTCTGCTGAAAGTGCCCTATAAAGAGGATGACCCGATTCGTCCGGTCGGTATGCTGGGGGAGACCAAGTGGCTGGGTGAGGAAGGTGTCCGACGCCACTGCATGCGCCACATCATTTTGCGCAGTCACTGGTTGTTCAGCGCCACTGACGCAGGGGAAGTGGCTCAGGTATTGCGTGATGCCCGTACCCACAAGAGTTTGCCGGCGCTGGTTGATCACATCGGTCAGCCGACGGCAGCCGCTGATCTGGCCCGTGTCGTGGGCGCTATTCTGCAACAGCTGGAGTGCGGTGTAACTGAGTGGGGTACCTATCACTACGGCAGCGCCGAGTATACGAGCCGCTATGGCTTCTACGAAGCCATTCTGGCTCAGGCCAGACAGTTTATCGCTATTACCTGTGATGAGCTGGAAAGCCTCAATGCCGAACAGGCAGATGTGCTTCCCGCGCGTCCCAATCAGACCCGACTGGATTGCCGCAAGATTCGTCATGTCTTTGGCATTGGTCAGCGTCCATGGCGCCAGTATCTGCAGGCGATGCTGACTGAAATGTGTGATCCGATGATTTAG
- a CDS encoding SirB2 family protein, with product MVIAFKHSHMLFAFLSIFLFTLRGMWMLRRSPMLEKKWVRILPHIIDTLLLVTAIGLIVQLGVYPFQSGAGWLTAKLLGLIAYIVLGTVALKRGKTYASRVIALFACWLILAYIVSVALSKSPLPWS from the coding sequence ATGGTTATCGCCTTCAAACACAGCCATATGCTGTTCGCCTTTCTCAGCATCTTTCTTTTTACCCTGCGCGGAATGTGGATGCTGCGTCGCTCACCTATGCTGGAAAAGAAGTGGGTCAGGATCTTGCCACATATCATTGACACCCTGTTGCTGGTTACCGCTATCGGCCTGATTGTGCAACTGGGCGTCTATCCCTTCCAGAGTGGTGCTGGCTGGCTGACTGCCAAGTTGCTGGGACTGATTGCCTACATCGTCCTGGGTACCGTCGCCCTGAAGCGTGGAAAAACCTATGCCAGTCGGGTAATAGCCCTTTTCGCCTGCTGGCTGATACTGGCTTACATAGTCTCCGTTGCACTAAGCAAGTCGCCGCTGCCATGGAGCTGA
- a CDS encoding 1-acyl-sn-glycerol-3-phosphate acyltransferase produces the protein MTSSLSEAFQDIRPYEDGEVKEVIARILADQEFIDAIVRFKYPKLRNYLGWLLNPAVAFALRRQAGKIGNIRDFQHNVSFYMDRMIHKSTTGLTVTGIDKLQPGKAYLFISNHRDIAMDPAFVNYALWHNQHDTVRIAIGDNLLRKPYVSDLMRLNKSFIVKRSAKGVREMMATYLQLSTYIDSSIADGHSIWIAQREGRAKDGKDLTDPAIIKMFYMFRKKEGLSFAEAMQRLHIVPVSISYEYNPCDQSMARELYALAEQGGYEKSQFEDIQSIVRGIVGYKGQVHVAFGDEIVEPPASPEELAELIDRQILDNYFMHGSNLTAAKHLGVSTQQVPSAEQQTTFDERLEGLSEGQRAFFLEMYAAPVRRKLALEQQ, from the coding sequence ATGACATCATCCCTGAGTGAAGCCTTTCAGGATATCCGTCCCTACGAGGATGGCGAGGTCAAGGAGGTCATCGCCCGGATTCTGGCTGATCAAGAGTTTATTGATGCCATAGTACGCTTCAAGTATCCCAAACTGCGTAATTATCTCGGCTGGTTGCTCAATCCGGCAGTGGCCTTTGCCCTGCGTCGGCAGGCGGGCAAGATTGGCAACATCCGCGATTTTCAGCATAACGTTTCTTTCTATATGGATCGGATGATCCATAAAAGCACTACCGGCCTGACAGTCACCGGGATTGATAAGCTGCAGCCCGGTAAGGCTTATCTGTTTATCTCCAACCATCGCGATATCGCTATGGACCCCGCTTTCGTCAACTATGCCCTGTGGCACAATCAGCACGATACGGTACGCATCGCCATCGGTGACAACCTGCTGCGCAAACCGTACGTCAGTGATCTGATGCGGCTGAACAAGAGTTTTATCGTCAAGCGTTCAGCCAAAGGCGTGCGGGAGATGATGGCGACCTACCTGCAGTTGTCCACTTACATCGACAGCTCCATTGCCGATGGTCATTCCATCTGGATTGCACAGCGAGAAGGGCGGGCAAAAGACGGCAAGGATCTGACGGATCCGGCCATCATCAAGATGTTCTACATGTTCCGTAAGAAGGAAGGTCTGAGTTTTGCCGAGGCCATGCAGCGCCTGCATATTGTGCCTGTCAGTATCTCCTATGAATACAATCCCTGTGATCAGTCCATGGCGCGCGAGCTCTATGCTCTGGCCGAACAGGGAGGTTATGAAAAGTCTCAGTTTGAGGATATCCAGAGTATTGTCCGCGGCATCGTCGGCTATAAAGGTCAGGTGCATGTGGCTTTCGGCGATGAAATCGTTGAGCCGCCTGCTTCACCGGAAGAGCTGGCGGAACTGATTGATCGTCAGATTCTGGACAATTACTTCATGCACGGCTCTAACCTGACTGCAGCCAAACATCTGGGTGTCAGTACTCAACAAGTGCCTTCAGCGGAACAGCAGACGACCTTTGATGAACGTCTCGAAGGGTTATCGGAAGGTCAGCGGGCATTTTTTCTGGAAATGTATGCCGCTCCGGTGCGGCGTAAGCTGGCGCTGGAACAACAGTAA